In a single window of the Neoarius graeffei isolate fNeoGra1 chromosome 28, fNeoGra1.pri, whole genome shotgun sequence genome:
- the gas1b gene encoding growth arrest-specific protein 1b, with amino-acid sequence MPINTCANISILPVWIWTAGLTLLCFNALAVASPAHGHRLICWQAIMKCQSEPECHYAYTQYMRACGPVINGHKKKCPSHCIASIVQLNLTDNGPGLEHCECATDTVCVNAKRRIEPCMPRISHTGCTEARRACEGDAACSAAMRDYLFHCRELFGGERCSDDCRRVIEYMRSVPKARLLDTCECDGAERTICEHVKINMRSLCSDASDHRDAGSGFSDDDDELQNENDTEDYGEEDGAGGVSRAHAGLIMTSTILVVTLLQ; translated from the coding sequence ATGCCCATCAATACTTGTGCAAACATATCCATTCTCCCGGTATGGATCTGGACTGCCGGTTTGACACTGCTTTGTTTTAACGCCTTAGCCGTTGCATCCCCAGCTCACGGTCACCGCCTGATCTGCTGGCAGGCCATTATGAAATGCCAATCAGAACCAGAGTGCCATTACGCTTACACGCAGTACATGCGCGCGTGCGGACCCGTGATTAACGGACACAAGAAGAAGTGCCCGAGCCACTGCATCGCATCCATCGTGCAGCTCAATCTGACCGACAACGGCCCAGGCCTTGAGCACTGCGAATGCGCCACAGACACGGTGTGCGTAAACGCCAAGCGCCGCATTGAGCCCTGCATGCCGCGGATCAGCCACACGGGCTGCACAGAAGCGCGTCGCGCGTGTGAAGGCGACGCGGCCTGCAGCGCTGCCATGCGTGACTACCTGTTCCACTGCCGCGAGCTGTTCGGCGGAGAACGCTGCTCGGATGACTGTCGGCGAGTTATCGAGTACATGCGCTCCGTGCCCAAGGCGCGTCTATTGGACACGTGCGAGTGCGACGGCGCCGAGAGGACTATCTGCGAGCACGTTAAGATCAACATGAGGAGCTTGTGCTCCGACGCGTCTGACCACCGGGACGCGGGCAGCGGGTTTTCGGACGACGACGACGAGCTCCAGAATGAAAATGACACGGAGGATTACGGAGAAGAGGACGGCGCGGGTGGAGTGTCCAGGGCGCACGCAGGTTTGATAATGACCTCCACCATTTTAGTTGTTACGCTTCTTCAGTGA